GCGCGAAGGCGTGCATCACGTGCTTACCTGTACGGGGAAAGCGGCGCAGAATACGCCCTATGCCGCAACGCGGCAATCCACGAGCCCGTGCGCATGCGGATGCGCCCGTGCTCGGACGGGATAATAAGAATGAATCTTCTCCTTGGAGTTTCCTATGTCTGATACCACGACCGACTCGACCACAGTGCCGCCGCGGCGCAAGGGGGTCCGTCGGGCACTGTGGACCGCGGGAACGCTGCTGGCGCTGTCGGCAGTGGGCTACCTCGCGACGCCGCCTGTGGCGCGGCACTATGCACAGAAGTATCTCGGCGAGATCCTCGGTCGCGAAGTCAGCATCGAGCGCGTTCTCATCAACCCGTTCCGGCTGACCGCCGAGGTCGGCGGCCTGCGGGTCATGGCGGCGGACGGCAGCGGCGAGGCGCTGTCCTTCGACGCGCTGCGTGCCAACCTCGAGATCGAGTCGGTCGTGCGCAAGGGCATCGTGCTCCACGAGCTCGCGCTGGAAGCGCCGCGCGTCAAGCTGGCGCTCGAGGAGGGCGGCCGGCACAACTGGAGCGACGTGGTCGAGCGCATCAAGGCGCTCGGTGGCGACGCACCGGCCGAGGAATCGGCCCCGCTGCAGTTCTCGGTGGGGAACATCCGCATCAGCGGCGGCCAAATCGAGGTCGAGGACAAGCCGCGCGGCCTGCGCCACGAGCTCAGCGAGATCGGCCTCGGTGTGCCCTTCGTCTCCAACCTGCCGGTCAAGGTCGATGTCTTCGTGCAGCCCTCGCTGAGCGCGAAGCTCAATGGCGACCCGCTGCTGCTCAATGCCCGCACCAAGCCCTTCGCCGAGACGCACGAGACCATTCTCGACGTCGCCCTCAAGCAGTTCGACCTCGCGCCCTGGGTGGCCTACCTGCCGATCGAGCCGCGCTTCAAGCTGCCCTCGGCGCTGCTGACCACCAATCTCGAGCTGTCCTTCAGCCAGCCGGCCGATGCGCCGCCGGTGGTCGCGCTGCGCGGCCCGCTGCAGATCGACCAGCTCGAGCTGCAGGATCGGGCGGGTGCGCCGGTCGCGAAGGTCGCCGAGCTCGAACTCGAGTTCGCCGACGTGCAGCCGCTGATCGGGCGCTGGCATTTCACCCGCCTGCGCCTGGCGAAGCCGGAAGTGGACCTGGTGATGCTGAAGGACGGCGGTCTGAACCTCATGGACCTGCTGCTGCCGCCGGACAAGGCCGCCGCCGCGAAGGCGCCCGCGAAGCCGGCACCGGCCGCGGCCGCGCCGAAGACCGGGGGCGCAGCGACAGAACCCGAAGCGCCGGCGGCCGGCACGGAGGCTGCAGCCGCTGCGGCGCCCGCGTCCAGCTCCGCTCAGCCCGACTTCCTGCTGGCGCTGGCGCGCATCCGCGACGGCGTGATCCGCCTCGAGGATCGCACCCTCGCCGAACCCTTCCGCGCCCGCATCGAGGCGATCAACCTCGACATGCGCGACCTCGCCAACGTCGGCGAGCTCCCGGCCGAGATCCGGCTCGACTACGTCAGCGACGCCGGCGAGAAGTTCGTCCATGAGGACGTGCTGCGCCTGTCGCCCTTCCAGTTCTCGGGCAACCTGCAGTTCGAGGCCATCAAGCTCGCGCGCTACGCGCCCTACCTGAGCCAGGCCCTGCCGGGCGGCGCGATCAGCGATGGCGCGCTGACCGGGGCGCTGCAGTACCGCGTCACGCTCGGCGACAAGGGTGAGCCGAAGATCGAGCTCAACGCCGAGGCCCTCGCGCTGCGCGATTTCGCGCTGATGCTCAAGGGCGCCAAGGCGCCGGCGATCAAGGTGCCGGCGCTCGACCTGCGCTCGGCGACGGTCGATATCGCCGGCCGCAACGTCCGCGTCGGCGGGCTGGATCTCAGGGGCGCCGAGGTTTCCGCGGTGCGCCTCAAGGATGGCAGCTTCGACCTGGTGAAGGCACTGGTGCCGTCCCCGACCCCCGCGGCCAAGGGCGCGCGCGGCGCCAAGGCGGCGAAGGAGGGCGGCGACTGGGTGATCGCAGTCGACAAGCTGGCGCTGAAGGCCGCGTCGGTGCGTCTGGAGGACCGCGGTGTCAGGCGTCCGGTGGTCACGACCGTGGACAACATCGACTTCGAGCTCGATGGCTTCTCCACCGCCAAGGGCGCCCCGCTGCAGTTCAAGCTCGATTCGCGCTTCAACAAGCGCGGGAAGATCGCGGCCACCGGGCCGCTGACGCTGGAGCCGCTGAAGGCCGACCTGCGCCTCGACCTGCGCAACGTCGACCTGCTGCCGCTGCAGCCCTATGTGCTCGAACAGACGAAGATCGCGATCTCGCGCGGCAACGTCACCACCCAGGGCCGGCTGAACCTGCAGACCGGGCGTCGCGGCCAGGTGCTCGCGCGCTTCAACGGCGACGTCGGCGTGGCCAACTTCGCCTCGGTCGACCGCCTCAACGCCACCGATTTCCTGCGCTGGCGCACCCTGCGCGTGGGCGGCATCGATGCTCGCCTGGAGCCGTTCGCGCTCGCCATCAAGCGCGTCGCGCTCGATGATTTCTATACGCGGCTGATCCTCGACGACCAGGGCCGGCTGAACCTGCGCGAGATCGGCGGCCTCAGCGGCGAGGAGCCGCCTGCGCCGCCGCCGAAGGCGGCCGCGCCGGTGGCGCTCGGCGGCGAAGCCAGCCCGATGGGCGAGCCGGCTCCTGCCGCGGAGGGCAAGCGCACGGTCGAGGTCGCGCCGCCGACCACGCCGCCGCCGCCGATCCGCATCGACCGTGTCGAGATCAAGCGCGGCAACGTCGCCTTCAGCGACCGCTTCATCCGTCCGAATTACGACGCCAACCTCACCGACCTGGCGGGTACGCTCACCGGCTTCTCGACCTCGCCGGACACGATCGCCAAGCTCGACCTTGTCGGCAAGGTGGACAAGGCGGCGCCGCTCAGCATCGTCGGCGAGTTCAACCCCTTCCGTCAGGACGCCCACCTCGACATCGTCGCCAAGGTCACCGACTTCGAGCTTACCGGCCTGTCGAGCTATTCCGGCAAGTACGTCGGCTATGGCATCGCCAAGGGCAAGCTGTCGGCCGAACTGAACTACAAGATCGAGGACCGCAAGCTCACCGCGACCAACCAGATCTTCCTCGACCAGCTCACCTTCGGCGACAAGGTCGATAGTCCGGACGCGGTGAACCTGCCGGTGCAACTCGCGGTGTCGCTGCTGAAGAACCGCCGCGGTGAGATCGACCTGCACCTGCCGGTCAGCGGCACGCTCGACGACCCCGAGTTCAGCATCTTCGGCCTGGTGCTGAAGATGTTCTTCAACCTCATCGGCAAGGCCATCACCTCGCCCTTCGCGCTGCTCGGCTCCGCGCTCGGCGGCAGCGGTGAGGAACTGTCGCAGCTCGAGCTCGCCGCGGGCAGCGCGCGACCGGGCGAGGCGCAGCAGGGGAAGCTGAAGACGCTCGCCGAGGCGCTGATCGACCGTCCGACGCTCAAGCTCGACATCACCGGCCGCGCCGATCCCGCGACCGACCTCGACGGCCTGCGCCAGGCCGCACTCGACAACGCGGTGCGCGCGCAGAAGCTGAAGGCGATGATCGCCCGCGGCGAGGACGCGCCCTCGCTCGAGGAGATCGAGGTCGGGGCCGAGGAGTATCCCGCGCTGCTCGAGAAGGCCTACAAGGCCGCCGACTTCAAGAAGCCGCGCAACCTGATCGGCCTCGCCAAGGACATCCCGGGGCCGGAGATGGAGGCGTTGATGCGCGCCAACGTCAAGGTCGGCGACGCCGAACTGCGCGCGCTCGCCCAGCAGCGCGCGCAGGCGGTGCGCGAGTGGCTGGCGGGCGAGGGCGGCGTGCCCGGCGAGCGCATCTTCGTGCTCGAGCCCAAGGTCGAAGCGCTCGGCGAAGGCGGACAGGTGCAGTTCTCGCTGCGCTGAGTGCTTCCGGCACGCACTGGATCGACGGGGGCTGCGGCCCCCGTCGCGCTTTCTACGATGAGCCGACCGAGCGCTTCGGCCGCGTGCGCGTGTTCATGGACGTCGCGCGATCGAGCCCGGGCTGCGCTTCGACGACGCGATCCGCAACGCGCTCGGCCAGTACGGGGTGCCGCTGGTGCTGCTCGACGGCACGTCGATGCCGCAGGAAGCCGAGCTTCCCGAGGCGGTGCGTGAGCAGGCTCACTGGCGGATCGGTTCGCCCAGGTTCAGGTTGCCGACGCCGTCCTTCCCCTTGATCAGGAACTTGCCCTCGGGCAGGCCGCCGCGGCAGGGCGCGAGGCGGCGCCCGTCGATCTCGGCCTTCGCCTGCGTGACGCCATCGACTGCGGGTGCGTAGGTCGTCGCGACTTCGCCGTGGAAGTTGTACTTGAAGTCGCCGGTGAACCGGGCCTCGACGGTTGCGGTGCTGCCCTTGGCGTCGCACACCGCCCGGTAGTAGGTGTAGTAGGCGTCCTTGCTCCACTGCTGGTCGCGGCAGTTCGACAAGGTGCTGTCCGGATGGGCGAGCACGTCGTCGCTGGCCACCTTGCCGATGCACATGTGGAAGCTGGCGGTGTTCGCCGCGTTGCCGCCGGGCCCCGTGTTCATCAGCCACAGGCCGGGCATGCGGATCGGTGCATCGGCCGGGGTAGTCGTGGCGTGGGCGGTGGCAGTGGCGGCGATGAGAAGGACGGGAAGGAGGGCACGCATGGACGTTTCCGGCAGAAGTTGGGAGTGGGACGTCTCACCATGGGCCGGCAGCGCCGGGTGCCATGTTGCGATCGTACTTCCGCGAGCTTACCGATGCGACAAGTTGTCGCACCTTGAGCAAGCGCAAAAAAGCGCCTGGCTGCATGTCGTCCTCAGAGCATCCCCATTTCCAGCCGTGCCGCCTCGCTCATCATCTCGCGGCTCCAGGGCGGATCCCACACCAGATTCACCTCGGCTTCGGCGACGCCGGGGATGGTCAGCAGCTTCTCGCGCGCCTCGTCGGC
This genomic stretch from Thauera sp. GDN1 harbors:
- a CDS encoding DUF748 domain-containing protein; amino-acid sequence: MSDTTTDSTTVPPRRKGVRRALWTAGTLLALSAVGYLATPPVARHYAQKYLGEILGREVSIERVLINPFRLTAEVGGLRVMAADGSGEALSFDALRANLEIESVVRKGIVLHELALEAPRVKLALEEGGRHNWSDVVERIKALGGDAPAEESAPLQFSVGNIRISGGQIEVEDKPRGLRHELSEIGLGVPFVSNLPVKVDVFVQPSLSAKLNGDPLLLNARTKPFAETHETILDVALKQFDLAPWVAYLPIEPRFKLPSALLTTNLELSFSQPADAPPVVALRGPLQIDQLELQDRAGAPVAKVAELELEFADVQPLIGRWHFTRLRLAKPEVDLVMLKDGGLNLMDLLLPPDKAAAAKAPAKPAPAAAAPKTGGAATEPEAPAAGTEAAAAAAPASSSAQPDFLLALARIRDGVIRLEDRTLAEPFRARIEAINLDMRDLANVGELPAEIRLDYVSDAGEKFVHEDVLRLSPFQFSGNLQFEAIKLARYAPYLSQALPGGAISDGALTGALQYRVTLGDKGEPKIELNAEALALRDFALMLKGAKAPAIKVPALDLRSATVDIAGRNVRVGGLDLRGAEVSAVRLKDGSFDLVKALVPSPTPAAKGARGAKAAKEGGDWVIAVDKLALKAASVRLEDRGVRRPVVTTVDNIDFELDGFSTAKGAPLQFKLDSRFNKRGKIAATGPLTLEPLKADLRLDLRNVDLLPLQPYVLEQTKIAISRGNVTTQGRLNLQTGRRGQVLARFNGDVGVANFASVDRLNATDFLRWRTLRVGGIDARLEPFALAIKRVALDDFYTRLILDDQGRLNLREIGGLSGEEPPAPPPKAAAPVALGGEASPMGEPAPAAEGKRTVEVAPPTTPPPPIRIDRVEIKRGNVAFSDRFIRPNYDANLTDLAGTLTGFSTSPDTIAKLDLVGKVDKAAPLSIVGEFNPFRQDAHLDIVAKVTDFELTGLSSYSGKYVGYGIAKGKLSAELNYKIEDRKLTATNQIFLDQLTFGDKVDSPDAVNLPVQLAVSLLKNRRGEIDLHLPVSGTLDDPEFSIFGLVLKMFFNLIGKAITSPFALLGSALGGSGEELSQLELAAGSARPGEAQQGKLKTLAEALIDRPTLKLDITGRADPATDLDGLRQAALDNAVRAQKLKAMIARGEDAPSLEEIEVGAEEYPALLEKAYKAADFKKPRNLIGLAKDIPGPEMEALMRANVKVGDAELRALAQQRAQAVREWLAGEGGVPGERIFVLEPKVEALGEGGQVQFSLR
- a CDS encoding DUF3617 family protein is translated as MRALLPVLLIAATATAHATTTPADAPIRMPGLWLMNTGPGGNAANTASFHMCIGKVASDDVLAHPDSTLSNCRDQQWSKDAYYTYYRAVCDAKGSTATVEARFTGDFKYNFHGEVATTYAPAVDGVTQAKAEIDGRRLAPCRGGLPEGKFLIKGKDGVGNLNLGEPIRQ